The sequence CGGACAGACAACGGTCTTTTTTTGCAAGCGGGGAGACAAAAAGCTTAGGCTATCGGATCGACGCGCTCCGACGCCTTAAAGCAGGCATACAACAGCGCGAACGACAGCTGATCAACGCATTAAAAGCGGATCTGAACAAATCGGAATTCGAAGCTTACATGACGGAAATCGGAATTGTTCTTGAAGAAATCAGCTTCACGCTGAAGCATTTGCGGGCATGGGCCAAGCCTCGTAAGGTAAAGACGTCGGTTACTCATTTTGGCGCCAGAGGGCGCATTTATTCCGAGCCGTACGGCTTGGCTTTGATCCTCGCTCCCTGGAATTATCCGTTTCAATTGGCCGCCGCTCCATTGATCGGCGCTATCGCAGCAGGAAACTGCGCGGTCGTGAAGCCGTCGGAATTGACCCCGAGAACCTCGGAGACAATCGCAGAGATCATCCGTACAAGCTTTCAGGAAGATTACATTACTGTCGTTCAAGGCGGGATTAAAACGAGCGAGGCGCTGCTGAGGGAGAAGTTCGACTATATCTTTTTTACCGGGAGTGTTCCGGTCGGGAAGATTATTATGGAAGCCGCCGCTAAGCATCTAACACCGGTGACCTTGGAGCTTGGAGGAAAAAGCCCCTGCATCGTTCATGAAGACGCCAATCTCAAGCTGGCCGCGAGGCGTATTGCCTGGGGGAAGTTCATGAACGCCGGACAAACGTGCGTAGCGCCGGATTACATCTATGTTCATCAAAGCGTCAAGGAATCTTTCCTAAAGGAGCTGGAAAGCGCGGTAAAGGAGCTATACGGGGAACGGCCTCTACTGAATCCGGAGTTTACGCGGATTGTCGGCAGGAAGCATTTTGACCGGCTTAAGGCGTTTCTAAGCAGCGGGACACTGGCATTCGGCGGAGGAACGGACCCGGAGAAATTAACCATCGAACCGACTGTTCTAACGGATATTAGCTGGGAAGATCCCGTGATGCAGGAGGAAATTTTCGGGCCGCTGCTGCCGGTGCTGGAATACGGTAATCTGCCGGAGGCGATCAGAGAGATTGGCAACCAGCCGAAGCCGCTTGCGCTGTATTTGTTCACGGAAAGCCAAAGCGTGCAGGAGGAAATGGGGGAGAGGCTCTCTTTTGGCGGAGGCTGCATCAATGATACGGTGTATCATATTACTTCTCCATACCTGCCGTTTGGCGGGGTAGGCAGCAGCGGGATGGGAGCGTATCACGGACAAGCGAGCTTCGAGACGTTCTCGCACAGCAAGAGCGTGCTTAAGCAGACGACACGCTTCGATCTCCCGTTCCGGTATCCGAACCGGAAGAACGGGCTAAAGATCATCAAGCGGTTCCTGAAATGAAGGTTATGCTAGGTTGTATCGCGATAGCGGTGATGCATTCGCAAAGGCTTCCCAAGATCTGGGGTGCTGCAAAACTAGTAGAAGGGGTATCCTGTAAGCGATAAAGGGATTAACTTCAAAGCCTGGACGAAGGATGATAGAGTCTTAGTTTATGAAGGCGCATGAATGAGAGGGAAAACGTCCCTTTAATTTAAGGGAAAAGAGACCTTATGCGGGCATATACGGGAAAAGCTCCGGCTTATTGGCCGGGGTTTCTTATATTTTTGCAAAAACGCATAATTAAGAGGGAGGTATTCCCTCTCAGGTTAGGCATAAGCTCTCTAGTTGAAAAATAAGAGGGAGGAATTCCGTTTCAGCTCAAGATTAGCGCGGGCGAGGTGGTCATGTGACGCCAAACACCGCGCGCGGGGAGCTTCGTGCTGTGCGGCTTTCACGCCATCCGTCCGGCGGTGAATGAATCCGGGACCTGAGCTGCGGTTATAGAGCGGAAGCATGCGGGACTGTGCCAAAGTATTCGAATTAGATAGGGACGATTCAAAAATGACCTCAAACTCCACGGGCACGTGGAAGATGAGGTCATTTAGTGTAACGACATTCCATTTAAAGTAGGGGACTCGGCATCCCGAAATAACGTTTGGGATAGGATTAAAGAGAGTTAAGGCATCCTTGTCGGACTTCTTTAGCCTTCCAGCAGCAGCGCCTCAGGGTCCTCCAGCAGCTCTTTGACCTTGACGAGAAAGCTTACCGCTTCGGCTCCGTCGACGATCCGGTGATCGTAGGACAGGGCGATGTACATCATCGGCTTGTTGACGGTTGTCACTTCGTCGATGGCGATCGGGCGGAGCTGGATTTTATGCATGCCCAGAATGCCGACCTGCGGAGCATTCAGGATCGGCGTTGACAGCAGGGAACCGAATACGCCGCCGTTGGTAATCGTGAAGGTGCCGCCCTGAAGATCGGAGAGGGCGAGCGTGTTGGCGCGGGCTTTGGAAGCCAGCTCGGCGATCTGCCGCTCGATCTGCGGGAAGCTGAGCCGGTCGGCCTCCCGGACTACAGGCACGACGAGTCCTTCCTTGGCGGACACGGCGATGCCGATATCGTAAAATTTCTTAATGATGAGGTCCTCGCCGTCAATCTCGGCATTGAGCAGCGGATACGCCTTGAGCGCGCCGACTACCGCTTTGGTGAAGAAAGACATGAAGCCGAGGCCGATGTCATGCTTCTCCTTGAAGTTATCCTTGCGCCGCTTGCGGATATCCAGGATTGCGGTCATGTCCACCTCGTTGAAGGTGGTCAGCATGGCCGCCGTATGCTGCGCCTCCACGAGGCGGCTGGCAATCGTTAACCGTCTGCGCGACATGCGCTTGCGCTCGGTCTCCTTGCCGTCCGCCGCCTTGGTCCCAGGCGGCGGGCTGCCGGCCGGCGCGCCGCCCTGCGCGGGCGCGGCCGGTGCCGGCTTCGGCGCAGCGGGTACCGCTGCTGCGCCGAAGGTCTTCACATCGGCCTGGCCAATCCGGCCGATGGGATCGCGCGCGCCGACCTCGCCGAGGTCGATGCCGCGCTCGCGCGCGAGCTTGCGCGCACCCGGCGAAGCCAGGTACGCGGCGCCGTTCTCGGCGGCCGGGCCCTCCGGGGCGGTCGCCAGGGTCCCTGCACCGGCGGGTGGCGCCGCCGGCTGCTGCGCCGCAGGCACGACCGGCGCTTCCGGTGCGGCAGGCTTGCCGCTGTCCGCTGCCGAAGCCTTGCCGTCCCCGCCGCTGCCGATCAGGCCGATTACTTCCCCGACCGCGACATTGTCCCCGTCTTTACGCAAGATGGCGGAAATGACGCCGCTCTCCTCCGCGCTGATTTCCAGATTTACCTTATCCGTCTCAAGCTCTGCCAGCACGTCCCCCTGGCCGACATGGTCGCCTTCTTTTACAATCCACTTGTAGATCGTTCCTTCGGTAATGGATTCGCCCAGATCGGGCACTTTAATCTCGGACACAGGCCGCTACCTCCCCAAATTGTAATTGATGCTATCGTGACACCGTCCCGGAAGGAGACGGTACAGCCGCTTTCGTTTGCGAGTTCAAGTTCAGTGCTTCCGTGACGATTCTGCGTTGTTCAAAGGTGTGGACGTCCGCATACCCGCTGGCCGGGCTTGAGCGTTCCGGACGGCCGATATACCGTACAGCGGCATTGCTGGGCGCAATAGCGCGCAGCCGAGGCTCGATATAGCTCCAGGCGCCCATGTTCTTCGGTTCTTCCTGCACCCAGACGATCTCCTGCAGAGAAGTGAAAGCGTTCAGGTAGACGGCCAATTCGCGCGCCGGGAACGGATAGAGCTGTTCAAGACGAAGGATATGCAGCCGGGAAAGGTCCTGGCCCGCTGCCGCTTCCAGTTCGGCCTGCAGGTCAATGGTGATCTTTCCGCTGCACACGACCAGACGTGTGACGGCGCTGGGAGTCTGCCCGAGCAGCGGTTCCGGGAGCACGGGCTGAAATTGGCCGGATGCCAGCTCTAACCCGGAAGAAGCGCTGCGCGGGTTGCGGAGCAGGCTCTTCGGCGTCATGATAACGAGCGGCCTTGCGTCCGCCTGTCCGCACAGAGAAGCCTGGCGGCGCAGCAGATGGAAGTACTGCGCGGCGTTGGTAAGATTTGCAACCGTCCAGTTTTCCTCAGCGGATAGCTGCAAATACCGTTCCAATCGGCCGCTGGAGTGTTCCGGCCCCTGGCCTTCGTAGCCATGGGGCAGCAGGATGACCAGGTTGCTGCGCTGCGTCCATTTGGCGCGTCCGGCAGAAATGAACTGGTCGAGAATCACCTGCGCGGCATTGGCGAAATCGCCGTACTGCGCTTCCCACAGTACGAATGTCTCCGGCGCAAATACGTTGTAGCCGTACTCGTAGCCGAGCACCGAAGCCTCCGACAGCGGGCTGTTGTAGACGCCGAAGGAAGCCTTGGCATCCTCAAGTTGGTGAAGCGGGGAGTAGAGCGCTCCCGTCTCACTGTCGTGAAGCACGAGATGACGCTGCGAGAAGGTGCCGCGCTGCGCATCCTGACCGCTCAGGCGGATTGGCGTTCCGTCCTGGAGAATGGCCGCGAAAGCCAGCGTTTCGGCCAGCGCCCAATCCACCTTCTCCCCGTCATTCAACAGATCCTTGCGCCGCTGGAGAATCCGCTGCAGCTTCGGGTACACCTTGAAGCCTTCGGGGAAGGACAGCAGCTGGCGGTTAATGCTCTGCAGCTTGCCGAGCGGCACGGCCGTAGGCGCCGAGGTCTCTTCATCCGTCTGCAAGGCGACGGCTGTCTTCGTCTCGCCGTTCTTCTGCTTGCCCTCTTTCATCCGCTCGTAAGCCTGCTGAAGCACATTGTCCGCTTCGGACATCATCTTCGCCAGTTCATCCTGGGCAATCACCTTCTCGCGCTCCAGCTTCTCGGCATAAATCCGGAGAACGGTAGGATGATTTTTTACCTTGCCGTAGACGATCGGCTGGGTCATTTCGGGATCATCCATTTCATTATGTCCGTGTCTGCGGTAACCGACAAGATCGATCAGAAAATCTTTTTTGAACAGATTGCGGTAAGCGCTGGCCATGCGGACGGCGGCAATGCAGGCTTCCGGATCGTCGGCATTGACATGGACGATCGGAATTTCATAGCCTTTGGCAAGATCGCTCGCATAGTGCGTGGAGCGGGAATCCTCGCTTTCGGTCGTGAAGCCGATCCGGTTATTGACGATGATGTGGATCGTTCCGCCATTCTGGTATCCCTGAAGCTTGCCGATATTCAGCGTCTCCGCCACAATGCCTTCGCCGGGGAAGGCGGCGTCTCCGTGGATCAGCACAGCCATAGCCTTGTTCGTGTCCAGCCCAGGCAGCCCCGGAGCGCTCCGGTCTTCCTGGGCCGCGCGCGCAAAGCCTTCGACGACCGGGTTGACGAATTCCAGATGGCTAGGGTTGTTGGCCAGCGTCAGACGGGCGCGCACGGTCTCGCCTTCGCGGAACGCGCGGTCGGCGCCCAAATGGTATTTTACATCTCCGGTCCAGCCGTAGTTGATGCCCATGGACCCTTCGGACGGGAACAGCTCCTTATTCGGGGAGTGGTGGAATTCGGAGAAAATAATATCGTAAGGTTTGCCCAAAATATGCGCGAGCACATTCAAACGGCCCCGGTGGGCCATGCCCATCAGGATATGCTCCGCGCCGTCGTGCGCGGCCGCGCGGACAATTTCGTCCAGCATGGGAACAAGCGTATCATTGCCTTCCAGGCTGAAGCGCTTCTGGCCGACGAATGTCTTGTGCAGGAAGGTCTCGAACTGCTCTACCTGGATGAGCCGGCCCAGCAGCCCTTTGCGTTCCGCCGGGGTGAGCGGAGCGGGCGAGGTGGCCGATTCAGCCTGGCTGTTCAGCCAGCGAAGCTCCTGCTGGTCGTGGACATGGCTGAACTCGTAGGCGATCGTCTTGGTATAGGTTTGGCGCATCCGGTGATAAGCGTCCCAGCCTGTCAGCACATCCTGGGGAGCATTCTCCCAGATGAGCGAAGCCGGCAGGGCAAGCAAATCTTCGCGCGTAAGCTCATAAGTCTCGGGGTCCAGCCATTTGGCCATGGAGGTATGGCCCTGTCCCAGCGGGTCGATGTCGGCGGCCAGATGGCCAAAAATGCGGATGCTCGCGATCAGCTTGGAGGCTCTAACCGCTTTGCGGAGCCAGTCGGTATCGGCGGGCAGGGCCGGTCCTGGAGTTCTTGCAGCCTCGGATGTCAGCGGAGGAGAGCCATAGATGGTGAATAGTTCGCGGTAGTGGGCTTCCACTGAAGAAGGATCTTCGGCGAAATGTTCGTACTTTTCCTGAATGTAGCCCAGATTGGGACCGTAATACTTGCTCCAGACAGATTCGTTGTAGGACTCTTTGGCTGACATGAAACATCCTCCTAACGGTTAAGCTCCAAAGGTGGCGCCGATCAGGAAGGCACGCTTTTGGAGCTGCGGTGGTTACGTTTACATTCTATAACAAAGACAAACCATTATAAAGCCGGTGCCTCATCCTATTGTGCTCCTTTCAACATATGTAATCAATTCAAGCTTTCGTCCAATCCGTTCGAAAAAAGGCATAATTATGTACAGGACCAAATAACCAATTAAATGATTCGCTGAATTCAAAAAAATTTGGTTAGCAGACTTGAAAAATGGGTATTTGTTGTATATAGTTCATTCATACTACTAAGATCATACATATGTTCAATTTATTTCTGCTGCCGGGTGCCGTTTGATCAGCTCTATTTTTTTTCTCCGCGCATACTTACTTATTTCCAAAATTCGACACACTTTAGGACGAACTTCTTGTATAATATTCTTGCAAGACTCATTGTAATGAGAATCAATATCAGATCCTTGAATGCAAGGGTCCAGTAAAAGGTAAACCTGCTGAAAGGCAGGGGCACAAAGTCACGGGTCTAAGGTAATTTTTACATACTACGACGGCCGGACTGCCTGGGGACAAAAATCTTAGGAGGAGATTTTTTGGACAAGTCCAACCAGGGGAACATCGGAGAGCTGCAGACGTCAGAGCTTGATATGGAATGGGTGTATTTGCTTCTGAAAGCAAAGAAGCAAGGGCTCCAAGTGGATGAGATTCGTCAGTTTTTCAATGACAGGACGCTTAAGGCAATATAGCAAGAGGGGTCTAACAGGGCATTATCAATTGATATTTGAAAGAGGACATGGCGGCGCGGCGTCATGTCCTCTGTATGTTTGTGGGCTTTGCTGGGTTACTGGTCCTTTTGTTCAAGCCGCCATTTCTGGTAATCCAGAAATTCCTTAAACTCGCGCTTGCTGACGCCTGAGGACATAGCCTCCTGCACCAGCTTGAACCATTCGGAATCCAGCAGTTCCTCCTGCGTATCGGAATTCTCTCCATAGAGAAGAACGTGAACGGGAACGTCCAGAGCCTCGGCAATTTTTTCAATGAATTGGATAGAGGGGTTGGATTGAATGTTGCGTTCAACATTGCTTAAGTATGATTTGGCCACATCAGCCTTGCTGGCCAGCTCGGATAAAGATAATCCCTTCTCCAGACGAAGATGCTGAATGTGTTGTCCTATATTATCTGGCACGACGAGTTACGCCCCCCTCCTTGTTTTTTTGGTACTAGTATAGCAAAGGTCTGCATACAAGGCAAAGCAGGCATTTTCCAGAAATTCTAACGAATCCGAAAGCTATAAACCGGCTGGACGCTATTCTATCCCTTCGATTTCTGCGGCGGCATGGCAGCGGATCGTTAAGGCAACCGCACGCCCCGGGAGCTGACGTACAGGTCATACCATTCCTTACGGGTAAGCGTAAGCTTGTCCGCGCCTTCGCAGGCTGCGATGCGCTTCGGATTTACCGTCCCGATGACGGGCTGAATCGCGGCCGGATGCGTCATCAGCCATGAGAGGACAATCGCTTCCGGGGTTGTCCCTTTCTCATCGGCCAGTGTACGGACCAGGTACGCGGTGCTGCGGACCGCTTCGGATTCTCCGTCCAGCGGGCGTCCGCTGTATTTGCCCTGGGCCAGCGGCCCCCACGCCTGAAGCTGGATATTCTCCAGCCTGCAGTGCTCGATCGTTCCTTCGGGCATGCCCTGCTCTCTCCAGGCTTGCTGATTGACGCTTACGACCGAATCGAGCCAGTAGATCTTCTCAAGGCTCATTTCCAACTGGTTGACGATAAACGGCTCTTCGCTGTATGCCTGAAGCAGCTTGATCTGCCCCTGGCTCATATTGGAGACACCGAAATGCCGCACCTTGCCGGATTGCTTAAGCAGTTGAAGTGCTTCGCCCACGTCTTCAGGGTCCATCAGCGGATCGGGCCGGTGAAGCAGCAGAATATCAAGGTATTCTGCTCCCAGACGAGACAGGATGCCGTCCACGCTGCTCAGAATATGGCTCTTGGAGAAATCGAACACATTGGAGCTTTCGCCCGGTTCGGCCAGCTTAATGCCGCACTTCGATTGAAGAATGATCTGTTCACGCAGCTCCGGCCGTTCTTTGAGGACGGTGCCGAATACTTGCTCCGCTTTGCCGCGGGTGTAAATATCAGCATGATCGAACATATTGATGCCGATGGAGAGCGCCGCTTCAACAGCCGCATGTCCTTCCTTGATCTGCTCCTTGGTAATCGCCTCGCGGTCCCAGCCTCCGCCTAGACCCATACAGCCCAGGACAAGCCGGCTTGCGGGAATTCCGCGCTTATTAAGTGGCAACGTTTTCAATTCAATCCCTCCGTCATAGTGGTAGATGATTTCAGAGATATTGTACAACTTTGGAAGCCGGCAGGATACTCTATGATACTTTGGATCGCTGAAGAAGCGGCGCAAGGCGTCACACCTGGCTTACTCCTTCAGCTCCAAAGGCTTCCCGATATCGCCGAGCTTATGCGCCCGTACGTCAGCGTACAGGCGCTTCAGCCAGTTCAGTTCCGTCAGGCTGTGCTCATATTTGCCGTACATGAGATGCAGCGCGGCGCGGGGAACGATGGGAATATGCTCTTCATAGACCTGATAAGCGAGATTGACCTGATGCTCGGTCTCCCGGATGCGCTCCTCCAGCAGCTTCGCAATCTTATCCGGATCAATATGCCGGGAGAAGGCGAGCGCAAGGTACATCGGATGATAGAGGGTGTCGTTCTTCTTGAATAGCTGGAGCAGGAGCTGCTCGAACAGGGTTTTTCCCGAATCTGTAATCCGGTATATGGTTTTATCCGGCCGGTCGCTGCTGCGGATAATCTCAACCTGCGCAATCTGTCCGTTCTTGGCCAACTGGTCGACGGCGTAGTATAGGGAGCCCATTTGCAGCTTCGTAATCTGGTCGATCGCCCGGTCTTTCATCACCAGCATCATTTCATAGGGATGCATGTCCCGTTCCAGCAGCAGTCCGAGAATAGCGAGCTTCATCGACATGGCTGCTCTACTCCTTAGCAGGCTCCGGTGCCGAAATCTTCGGGCGGGCGAGCAGGCGGTCTTTCGGCATCAGCAGCACGGCGATAAATCCAAGCGCGGCGGGAACAAGCGCCCACAGGAAAGAGTGAGCGATGGAGGACGACAGCGCGGCGGATATTTTCTCCAGCACCGGGGCCGGGATTTGCGCTCTTGCTTCCGGTGTCAGCGCGGCTCGCGGATCGCCGAAGGCGGATGACTGGGCGGCGTTTCCGAACGCGCTGCTGAGTCTGTCCGTGAACAGATTACGCTGAATGATGCCGAAGATCGTAATGCCGAGCGTCATGCCGAGCGAACGCATAAAGGTATTGGTCGACGTGGCCGCGCCGCGCTGCCGCACATCAAAATGATGGACGGAAGACATGTTAAGCACAGAGAAGGAAAATCCGACGCCGAATCCGGTCAAGGCCATATAGATGTTGACCAGCAGGCGTGAAATGTCCGGCGACAGGGTGCCAAGCAGGGCGACGCCGGCGATGAAGCAGACTGCGGACAGCAGCATGATGCTGCGGAAGCTTATCCGGGAGGTAAGCTGGCCGCCAAGCTGGGCGCCGACGACAGAACCGATCATCATTGGCATCAGAATCAGGCCCGAATTAGTGGCCGAACCGCCGAATACGCCCTGCACGAAGATCGGGATGTAGACGGTCGCCACAATGAAGGCCGAGCCGTAGAAAAAGGCCGCCAGAGCACTTGTGGCAAACAATCTTTTGCGAAACATGCCGAAAGTGATGACAGGTTCAGCCGCATGCCGCTCAATGAACAGAAAGGCGATCAGCAGCACCGCAAAGCCCGCAAACAGGCCAAGGATAGCGGGGGAGTCCCAAGCGTACTGCCGTCCGCCGATCCTTTGTCCGCCAAGCTCCAGAGCGAACATAAGACAGATAATCGCCCCGACCAGCGTAAAGGCGCCGCCCCAGTCGATCCGCTGCTTGGAGTGAGTCACCGATTCTTTGTAGGCCAGAGCGAGCATGATGAAGGCGATCACCCCAAGAGGGAGATTGATGTAGAATATCCAGCGCCAGCCGACATATTCGGTGATATAAGCGCCGAGCAGCGGACCGAGGACGCTGGAGATGCCGAAGACCGCGCCGAACAGTCCGGTCATCTTGCCGCGCTTCTCCGGCGGAAAGATATCGAATATAATCGTGAACGCGATCGGCATCAGCGCGCCGCCGCCCACACCTTGGATCGCCCGGTAGATGCTGAGCTGGGTAATGCTGCCTGCGGTGCCGCAGAGGGCCGAGCCGATCAGGAACAGCAGCAGTCCGAGCATGAAGAAGCGTTTGCGTCCGTACATATCGGACAGCTTGCCGAAGACGGGAGTGCCGGCCATCACCATAACCATATACGCCGAGGTTACCCATACAATTTTGTCCAAACCGCCTAATTCGCCGACAATGGTACCTAGAGCTGCGGCGACGATTGTGTTGTCCATCGCGGCCATCAAAATGCCGAGAAGCAGGCCGGCTACGATAAGCTTTAGATTGCTGTCTTTGGAATACATGATTTAAACTCCTTTTTCTGAGTGTTTAGTGAAGTCTAATTATATTCAAATTTGAATAGGTAATCAATACATTTTATGACAAAAAAGGACCCCGCTCGACCGAGGTCCTGCTGTTCACGCTTTTTCGGTTTCTTCGCGCCGCCGGATAAGAAGAGGTCTATACCGCCGTTTCCTTGGCGCGCAGCTGCCTGGATTCGATATAGCTGATAAAAAACTCCGTAAGCTGCGGATCGAATTGGCTGCCCGCGCAAGCCCTGAGCTCGACAATCGCCTCTTCCACCGATTTGGTCTGCTGATAGGGACGTTCCGTCGTCATGGCGTCAAAGGAATCGATAATGGTCAGCATCCGGCACAGCCTTGGAATTTCCTCGCCTTTGAAGCCGTGCGGATAGCCTTTGCCGTCGTACCTTTCGTGGTGCAGCTCGATATAAGGGGCCAAATCCTTGAACTTGTCGCCCATCAGCGCCATTTGCTTGCCCCAGGTCACATGCCATTTTACCATTTCCCACTCCTCGGGCGTGAGCGTCTCCTTCTTGTTCAGTATGCCCCAGGGGATTTCGAGCTTGCCGATGTCATGGATCAGCGAACCCAGCGTGAACTGGCGCTTCGACAAGCTGTCCAGCATGAGCAGCTCGCTGATGTCCATAGCGTACCGGAATACCCTTTTGGAATGTTTAAACGTTTCCAGATCCTTGTACATGAACAGGCTAAGCTGCTGCTCGATATCCCGCACGTCCTGGCTGAAATCGATATCCTGCTCAAGCGGCGATTGGTGGCCGTAGATATGGACCATATTCTTGCCCTGCTTCTTGGCGTAGTACAATGCCTGGTCGGCCTGATCGACAAGCTCCGATTTGTCGTGAATGTCGCTGCGGTAGCCCGCGATTCCTGAGGAAAAGGACAAGCAGCCTTGAGGGAAAATCTCCGCCCCTTCAAAAGGGGAGTTGTTCAGCGTCTTGCGCAGGCGGTCGAGAAAGCTTTTGGCCTGCCCGGTGTCATATGAGGGCATCAGGATCGTGAATTCTTCCCCGCCGTAGCGGGAGACGACCATGTCAGCGCCGCCGCATTCCTTTTTCAGCAATTCCGCCAAAAAAACGATCAGCCCGTCACCCTTAAGATGGCCGAAGTGGTCATTATATTTCTTGAAATCATCGATATCGATCATGGCGAGCGACAACGAGGAGCCTGTGCTTCTGGATTTGCGCATTTCCTCTTCCAGCGTCAGCTCGAAATAGCTGTGGTTGAACAGACCTGTCCGCGGGTCACGGTTCGCCCGCTCCTCGATGTCCCGGTACATCGCGAACATCTGCTTGAACGCATAGGACAGCAAAACGCTGAGACAGAGAAACAGGGCCAGCCCGAAAATATGATTATGGTATAAAAGGATGACCAGCACAAGCGCCAGCACCAGGGTACTGAGGTAGGCAATGATCGTGTCCTTTATCATTCCTTTTAGTGTTTCGTACAGATTCTCATTATAGAAGACATAGTAATAAAAGACGATCAGCATCGTATTCAGCACGAAGTATATGGCCATGCCTCCAGCATACGCCAGAAGATGGTTGTCCATAAGCGGTCCCCGTACCCCTCCCAGGGCAGTAAAGGAAAAGGATGCGGAGGCGATAATGATTGAGTATATGGCAAAGTTGATCAGATGCTTCCACCAGATGGTCTTACGTTCAATGAGAAAAATAACCGCGGACGAGACCAGAAGGACGGTTAAGCTGAACGTGGGGCCAAATACGAAAATACAGGCCAGATAAACGGAAGAGTCAAGGGATAACCCGTTGCCCTGCGGAGGAAGCTGGAATGTAAAGACCGTTAATACGACAGCCGCTCCCGATAGCGCATACACCCATACCCAAGTTGAAGTTGTATAGTGAATAAAAGCGCCCTGATTATATATCGTGAACAAACCGAGTCCCATCAGGCAAATGGCAAGGGCGTACAGGTGACTCAGGTTCAGCTTGGCTATGACCGCGTTCCACTTTGGCAAAAGTTACCCTCCTTTTCACAAGTATCTTGATTGTCCCATTTATTTTAAGGGATTTATCGGAGATTTCATAGATGATGACAGGCAAAATCCAAGAGTATAAAAAGAGGCGGTTTCGCAGGCCTTGGAGTTGGCGGGGTTTCCTGGCATGCTAAAAAGCAGGCTGAACATCAGCCTGCTCTCTGTTCCATCCGATCAACGGCCGCCGCCGATAAGTCTGAATCCGGAGGTCAAAGCCAAAACCACGGAAGCAACGATAACTACATTGATAATAATGCGCGAATACAGCATGCCGTCCCATTTCTTTTTCACAATTGTTCACCCCTTTCGATAACGGATCGTCAAGACTGCTTGGCTTCCATCTCCTGAGTTTGAATCTGTCTTTTGTCTGGAACAAGAATGTGCTGAAGATAGAGGAAAATCCCTACATTCATCACAATATCGCCAACGCTGATGACCTGAGTGCGCGGGTAAGGCTTGGACAGCGGAATAATATCCCCAAGGAACGACAGCCTGGTCGCGGAGTCCATCAGAAAATGCTTCGTAACAACGGCTCCCGACTGCAGAAGTTGCACGTAATAAGGGTCCAGAACCTTTGACGCCTCCAGCGAGACAGGCATCTTGCCGCCATTGACGGCCATGACGAGAAAGTTCAGAAAGACACCGGCAAAAATGAACAGAAAGCCCGGAGTGCTCCGGTTCAACCACAGGATGTAAAGCCCTGCCACGTACACGCCGGCAAAGAAAATACCGCTGAGCGAAGCAAAGGCAGCCGACCGATCATTCAGTTCAAA is a genomic window of Paenibacillus durus ATCC 35681 containing:
- a CDS encoding diguanylate cyclase, with amino-acid sequence MGLGLFTIYNQGAFIHYTTSTWVWVYALSGAAVVLTVFTFQLPPQGNGLSLDSSVYLACIFVFGPTFSLTVLLVSSAVIFLIERKTIWWKHLINFAIYSIIIASASFSFTALGGVRGPLMDNHLLAYAGGMAIYFVLNTMLIVFYYYVFYNENLYETLKGMIKDTIIAYLSTLVLALVLVILLYHNHIFGLALFLCLSVLLSYAFKQMFAMYRDIEERANRDPRTGLFNHSYFELTLEEEMRKSRSTGSSLSLAMIDIDDFKKYNDHFGHLKGDGLIVFLAELLKKECGGADMVVSRYGGEEFTILMPSYDTGQAKSFLDRLRKTLNNSPFEGAEIFPQGCLSFSSGIAGYRSDIHDKSELVDQADQALYYAKKQGKNMVHIYGHQSPLEQDIDFSQDVRDIEQQLSLFMYKDLETFKHSKRVFRYAMDISELLMLDSLSKRQFTLGSLIHDIGKLEIPWGILNKKETLTPEEWEMVKWHVTWGKQMALMGDKFKDLAPYIELHHERYDGKGYPHGFKGEEIPRLCRMLTIIDSFDAMTTERPYQQTKSVEEAIVELRACAGSQFDPQLTEFFISYIESRQLRAKETAV
- a CDS encoding aldo/keto reductase family oxidoreductase produces the protein MKTLPLNKRGIPASRLVLGCMGLGGGWDREAITKEQIKEGHAAVEAALSIGINMFDHADIYTRGKAEQVFGTVLKERPELREQIILQSKCGIKLAEPGESSNVFDFSKSHILSSVDGILSRLGAEYLDILLLHRPDPLMDPEDVGEALQLLKQSGKVRHFGVSNMSQGQIKLLQAYSEEPFIVNQLEMSLEKIYWLDSVVSVNQQAWREQGMPEGTIEHCRLENIQLQAWGPLAQGKYSGRPLDGESEAVRSTAYLVRTLADEKGTTPEAIVLSWLMTHPAAIQPVIGTVNPKRIAACEGADKLTLTRKEWYDLYVSSRGVRLP
- a CDS encoding MDR family MFS transporter — encoded protein: MYSKDSNLKLIVAGLLLGILMAAMDNTIVAAALGTIVGELGGLDKIVWVTSAYMVMVMAGTPVFGKLSDMYGRKRFFMLGLLLFLIGSALCGTAGSITQLSIYRAIQGVGGGALMPIAFTIIFDIFPPEKRGKMTGLFGAVFGISSVLGPLLGAYITEYVGWRWIFYINLPLGVIAFIMLALAYKESVTHSKQRIDWGGAFTLVGAIICLMFALELGGQRIGGRQYAWDSPAILGLFAGFAVLLIAFLFIERHAAEPVITFGMFRKRLFATSALAAFFYGSAFIVATVYIPIFVQGVFGGSATNSGLILMPMMIGSVVGAQLGGQLTSRISFRSIMLLSAVCFIAGVALLGTLSPDISRLLVNIYMALTGFGVGFSFSVLNMSSVHHFDVRQRGAATSTNTFMRSLGMTLGITIFGIIQRNLFTDRLSSAFGNAAQSSAFGDPRAALTPEARAQIPAPVLEKISAALSSSIAHSFLWALVPAALGFIAVLLMPKDRLLARPKISAPEPAKE
- a CDS encoding PadR family transcriptional regulator, with the translated sequence MSMKLAILGLLLERDMHPYEMMLVMKDRAIDQITKLQMGSLYYAVDQLAKNGQIAQVEIIRSSDRPDKTIYRITDSGKTLFEQLLLQLFKKNDTLYHPMYLALAFSRHIDPDKIAKLLEERIRETEHQVNLAYQVYEEHIPIVPRAALHLMYGKYEHSLTELNWLKRLYADVRAHKLGDIGKPLELKE
- a CDS encoding DUF5317 domain-containing protein, coding for MVYDGIVLGLVVGLLRGGFRYGLTQFSSLRIRGGLWFPLLLLLQFVVFELNDRSAAFASLSGIFFAGVYVAGLYILWLNRSTPGFLFIFAGVFLNFLVMAVNGGKMPVSLEASKVLDPYYVQLLQSGAVVTKHFLMDSATRLSFLGDIIPLSKPYPRTQVISVGDIVMNVGIFLYLQHILVPDKRQIQTQEMEAKQS